One Echinicola strongylocentroti DNA window includes the following coding sequences:
- a CDS encoding alpha-L-fucosidase, with protein MIKNTSIIILLFLSLSCTQNAAKKETENEDFPLYTPTWTSLQRHQTPQWLKDAKFGIYTHFSLESMQFKEGNGNKYKHELIDEFTFENFDAKKWAELFERSGAKFAGPVAWHGSGMVHWDSDITKLDVVDIGPKQDVTGLLKKEITKRNMKFLMSFHPGYWYNALLDNENPGREMPEFQELYGPAHDQAITRFTPWKDHVEKQSKYSASYRNLWLKKMKEAVNKYSPDISWTDVSFGGTVWSHNVGKFKNGKAISDSLYFNGFDERRQRLYLSHFFNNALKHNKEVAFVYKEHDISPGIGMRNFENGLIDKLAYDTWMTDIDICHPVSWWYKPNMDIKKADLLIDMLVDVTSKNRILLLNVPPKPDGTFAQFIKDELYQVGDWLKLNGEAIYGTMPWSIYGEGPSILPQTGHYSEKKDNASYNELDFRFTQKDNLLYAICLGIPKGEVVIHSLGSNARLYPGDILSIELLGSDAAIQYEHNPYDLTLQMPDDYHGNFACVFKIHRKP; from the coding sequence ATGATCAAAAACACAAGTATCATCATCTTACTTTTTTTGTCGCTAAGTTGTACACAAAACGCAGCAAAAAAAGAAACAGAAAACGAAGACTTCCCCCTATATACTCCAACCTGGACTTCCCTCCAACGTCATCAAACACCACAATGGCTTAAGGATGCAAAGTTTGGCATTTACACTCATTTTTCTTTGGAAAGTATGCAATTCAAAGAAGGGAATGGAAACAAATACAAGCATGAACTTATTGATGAATTCACATTTGAAAATTTTGATGCCAAAAAATGGGCAGAATTATTTGAAAGGTCGGGGGCCAAATTTGCCGGACCAGTAGCATGGCATGGCAGTGGGATGGTGCACTGGGACAGCGATATAACCAAACTTGATGTAGTTGATATCGGACCCAAACAGGACGTAACTGGTTTGTTAAAAAAAGAAATCACAAAAAGGAACATGAAATTTTTGATGTCGTTTCATCCTGGTTATTGGTATAATGCTCTTCTTGACAATGAGAACCCTGGAAGAGAAATGCCTGAATTCCAAGAACTATATGGCCCAGCCCATGACCAAGCTATCACTAGGTTCACCCCATGGAAAGACCATGTAGAAAAACAGTCAAAGTATTCAGCATCATATAGGAATTTATGGCTGAAAAAAATGAAAGAAGCCGTCAATAAATATAGTCCGGATATTTCCTGGACGGATGTTTCCTTTGGGGGTACAGTATGGTCCCATAATGTCGGGAAATTCAAAAACGGAAAAGCCATTTCGGACAGTCTATATTTTAATGGTTTTGACGAAAGGAGACAAAGGCTTTATCTAAGCCATTTCTTTAACAATGCTCTTAAGCACAACAAAGAAGTAGCGTTCGTCTACAAAGAACATGATATTTCTCCCGGAATTGGCATGAGAAATTTTGAAAACGGGCTGATAGACAAACTGGCATATGATACGTGGATGACAGACATCGATATATGTCATCCGGTAAGTTGGTGGTACAAGCCAAACATGGACATAAAAAAGGCTGATTTACTTATAGACATGTTAGTGGATGTAACGTCAAAAAACAGAATACTATTATTGAATGTCCCTCCTAAACCCGACGGTACTTTTGCGCAATTCATAAAAGATGAATTATATCAGGTTGGAGATTGGCTAAAGCTAAATGGAGAGGCCATTTATGGTACCATGCCATGGAGTATTTATGGTGAAGGTCCTTCTATTTTACCACAAACTGGACATTATTCAGAAAAGAAAGACAATGCCAGTTACAATGAACTGGATTTCAGGTTTACCCAAAAGGACAACCTATTATACGCTATCTGCTTGGGTATTCCCAAAGGGGAAGTTGTTATTCATTCACTGGGCAGCAATGCAAGATTATATCCAGGTGATATCCTATCAATAGAGCTCCTTGGTAGTGATGCTGCCATTCAATATGAACACAACCCCTATGACCTAACGCTACAAATGCCAGATGATTATCATGGTAATTTTGCCTGCGTTTTCAAGATTCACCGAAAGCCCTGA
- a CDS encoding alpha-L-fucosidase, which produces MKKIIPLLILSLTLACQSKNQNNLSKEGTQMEMYEENWESLKNYEIPQWMKDAKFGIFIHWGPNSVAERYTDWYPRWMYLDSGIVNPQTNKVVNNNAHPAVAYHREKFGDQKDFGFKDMIPLWTMENFDPKTWVNLFKQSGAQYVIPVAEHHDGFALYESTITPYNAVDMGPKRDVLKELTDEIKKQGLICGVSSHLAFNYNYYNQQPYFDTGNPRYADLYGPPHTMGDSVSTEWLADVWWPRTKEIIDNYQPDILWFDFYLDRAEFAPYHKKLATYYYNSGIERNKSVVLQTKNLHYKSYPEGTHMLDLERSKMDSLRRDYWQTDTSIGKNSWYYSKNWIPKDAGSLIADLMDIVSKNGCLLLNIGPRKDGIIPEDQKKTLLEIGQWLEINGEAVYGSTYWEVYGEGPTRTATGHLSENKNKGFTQEDIRFTTNEDALYATVLVPPTEDVQIKYLTNSKIDISSIQLLGYDGNIEFEQSAGGTSIKLPKDTDLKHALVFKIIKAKPQTNNLSAH; this is translated from the coding sequence ATGAAAAAAATAATTCCGCTCTTAATACTGTCCTTGACCCTAGCCTGTCAGTCTAAAAATCAAAACAACCTATCCAAAGAAGGCACTCAAATGGAAATGTACGAGGAAAATTGGGAAAGCCTTAAAAATTACGAAATTCCACAATGGATGAAGGACGCTAAGTTTGGCATCTTTATTCACTGGGGTCCCAATTCAGTAGCAGAACGTTATACTGATTGGTATCCAAGATGGATGTACTTGGATTCTGGTATTGTGAACCCTCAAACCAATAAAGTGGTCAACAACAACGCCCACCCGGCCGTGGCCTATCACAGGGAGAAGTTCGGTGACCAAAAGGATTTTGGCTTTAAAGACATGATCCCCCTTTGGACCATGGAAAACTTTGATCCTAAAACGTGGGTAAATCTTTTCAAGCAATCAGGAGCGCAATATGTCATACCGGTAGCAGAGCATCATGATGGTTTTGCACTCTATGAATCTACCATTACTCCTTACAATGCCGTGGATATGGGGCCCAAAAGAGATGTTTTAAAAGAGCTAACGGATGAGATCAAGAAACAAGGACTCATCTGTGGAGTAAGCTCACACCTAGCGTTCAACTACAACTACTATAATCAACAACCCTATTTTGACACGGGAAACCCACGATACGCAGACCTATATGGTCCTCCCCATACTATGGGGGATTCGGTAAGTACCGAATGGCTGGCCGATGTATGGTGGCCCAGAACAAAGGAAATCATTGACAACTATCAACCGGATATTCTTTGGTTTGACTTTTACCTCGACCGGGCCGAATTTGCCCCATACCATAAAAAGCTGGCGACCTATTATTATAACTCCGGCATTGAAAGAAATAAATCAGTGGTTTTACAAACCAAGAACCTGCACTATAAATCTTATCCCGAAGGCACCCATATGCTGGACCTTGAACGCAGCAAAATGGACTCCTTGCGAAGGGACTATTGGCAGACTGATACATCCATAGGCAAAAACTCGTGGTATTACTCAAAGAATTGGATACCAAAAGACGCGGGAAGCCTAATAGCAGACCTTATGGATATTGTAAGTAAGAACGGATGCCTTTTACTTAATATCGGGCCTAGAAAAGACGGTATCATCCCAGAAGATCAGAAAAAAACACTTTTGGAAATTGGTCAATGGCTGGAAATAAATGGAGAAGCGGTTTATGGTTCTACCTACTGGGAAGTTTATGGAGAAGGGCCGACCAGAACTGCGACCGGCCACCTATCAGAAAACAAAAACAAAGGCTTTACCCAAGAGGATATCCGCTTTACTACCAATGAAGACGCACTTTACGCCACCGTACTTGTACCTCCTACAGAAGATGTGCAGATAAAATACCTAACAAATTCTAAAATTGACATCTCTTCCATCCAACTATTGGGCTATGATGGTAACATTGAGTTTGAGCAATCAGCAGGCGGGACATCCATCAAGTTACCTAAAGATACTGATTTGAAACATGCATTGGTTTTTAAAATCATTAAAGCAAAACCGCAGACCAATAACTTATCAGCGCATTAA
- a CDS encoding arylsulfatase, which translates to MESLCYDTYKSLLAILLSLTIGSCSSKLPDPKRPNVIIILTDDQGYGDLSCHGNEYIQTPQLDKLYNESVRFTDFHVDPTCAPTRAALMTGKYSHGAGVWHTIAGGNHLRAKEMTMADVFKSSGYQTALFGKWHLGSNYPYRPMDRGFDEWIGQGDGGTGTTDDWFDNDRVNDHYWHNGERVQIDGFAPDVFYNAAIDFIKKKKNTDAPFFVYLPTYLPHAPHTLPDTLLADNSSPDVSTHVSYFYSGIERIDANIGRLREMLEETGQADDTILIFMSDNGGTAGVPLFNAGMRGHKGQVYEGGHRVPFFLHWPNGQIRHGSDVKDLTAHIDLFPTLLDLCQIDLEKQPSFDGRSFKEQLFIPEKPLSDRTVFVETQRTITSKKWVNTVGMNGKWRLVNNQELYDISKDPAQTNNTIADHPEIVKTIQDDHVNYWKNVSPGDRDKPVYIVGHEADPETYLTSSDWHLSKTPWTHAQVASGPSNIGTWEINVSRKGIYRFEVRRWPKEANAPISGIPRFHKTIDAWDKNGGIDKLIYGDQMKPLPVKTIQLEVGGYTEAKAVDSKDTSLTFDVELIKGRATVKAIMLDNENQVLAGAYYLYITPYL; encoded by the coding sequence ATGGAGAGTTTATGCTACGACACCTACAAAAGCTTGTTAGCTATACTTCTATCCTTGACAATTGGCTCATGCTCCTCTAAATTACCGGATCCTAAACGTCCCAATGTTATTATCATCCTCACAGATGACCAAGGATATGGAGACCTTAGTTGTCATGGCAATGAATACATTCAAACACCCCAATTGGATAAATTATATAATGAGTCCGTTCGGTTTACGGATTTTCACGTTGATCCGACCTGTGCCCCTACCCGTGCCGCACTGATGACTGGTAAATACTCACATGGTGCAGGTGTATGGCATACCATCGCAGGGGGCAACCACCTGCGCGCAAAAGAAATGACCATGGCTGATGTTTTTAAATCCTCAGGATATCAAACTGCCCTATTTGGAAAATGGCATTTGGGATCCAACTACCCCTATCGTCCAATGGACAGAGGATTTGATGAATGGATCGGCCAGGGAGACGGTGGTACGGGCACTACTGATGACTGGTTTGACAATGATCGCGTAAACGATCATTATTGGCATAATGGCGAACGAGTACAAATAGACGGTTTTGCCCCGGATGTCTTTTACAATGCCGCAATTGATTTTATCAAAAAAAAGAAGAATACGGATGCCCCTTTCTTCGTGTACTTGCCCACTTACCTACCTCATGCCCCCCATACCCTGCCTGACACGTTATTAGCTGATAACTCCTCCCCGGACGTCTCAACCCACGTTTCTTACTTTTATAGTGGAATAGAAAGAATAGATGCCAATATCGGTCGCCTAAGAGAAATGCTAGAAGAAACCGGACAAGCGGACGACACCATTCTCATATTCATGAGTGACAATGGAGGAACAGCAGGCGTCCCATTGTTCAATGCTGGAATGCGAGGACACAAGGGGCAAGTATATGAGGGAGGCCATAGGGTTCCATTTTTTCTTCATTGGCCCAATGGACAAATAAGGCATGGCTCGGATGTAAAAGACCTTACTGCGCACATAGACCTATTCCCTACCCTGTTGGATCTTTGTCAAATAGACTTGGAAAAACAACCTTCATTCGATGGCCGCAGTTTTAAGGAGCAGCTGTTTATCCCTGAAAAGCCTCTTTCCGATCGAACGGTTTTTGTAGAAACCCAGCGGACAATTACATCGAAAAAATGGGTAAACACAGTAGGAATGAACGGCAAATGGAGATTGGTCAATAACCAAGAACTCTATGATATATCAAAAGATCCAGCACAAACTAACAATACCATTGCTGACCACCCTGAAATTGTTAAAACAATCCAGGATGACCATGTGAATTATTGGAAAAACGTAAGTCCAGGCGATAGGGACAAACCAGTCTATATTGTAGGCCATGAAGCAGATCCTGAAACCTATTTAACATCCTCGGACTGGCACTTGTCAAAAACGCCTTGGACCCATGCTCAGGTTGCTTCCGGGCCATCAAATATAGGCACTTGGGAAATCAATGTTTCAAGGAAAGGAATCTACAGGTTTGAGGTTAGGAGATGGCCAAAAGAGGCCAATGCGCCCATTTCCGGCATTCCAAGATTCCATAAAACCATTGATGCATGGGATAAGAATGGGGGAATTGACAAACTTATTTACGGAGACCAAATGAAGCCTTTACCTGTAAAAACCATTCAACTTGAAGTGGGTGGATACACTGAGGCGAAGGCCGTCGATTCAAAGGACACTAGTCTGACATTTGATGTCGAACTAATAAAAGGTAGAGCCACCGTAAAAGCCATTATGCTGGATAATGAAAATCAAGTCCTGGCTGGAGCTTATTACCTATACATTACACCCTATTTATAA
- a CDS encoding glycoside hydrolase family 16 protein has product MKNNRPKNGPLILVLSSMLFLITVSVSAQVPRVVKKKFKLVWEDDFEYPDARLDENWEAQNGPSGHILCSRWRENAEVKDGVLYLKNKKENKAGQEWTSASIWTKRKFKYGYFECRYKYAAAEATNNSFWLMTKGASPTEGKRFELDINEGHYPNMVNTNIHNHTDLVLTESGKKISTRNPEAFTFENIDFSSEYHTFGLLWDEKELVFYLDGKEIRRVVNEFSFSEAPIFLSLAIIKWHGTVTDAIDGTSMKIDWVRYYQQNK; this is encoded by the coding sequence ATGAAAAATAATAGACCCAAAAATGGTCCGCTGATCTTGGTTTTAAGTTCTATGCTCTTCTTGATCACTGTGAGTGTATCCGCACAGGTGCCGCGTGTTGTGAAGAAAAAATTCAAACTGGTATGGGAAGATGATTTTGAATATCCTGATGCACGGCTAGATGAAAATTGGGAAGCCCAAAATGGTCCAAGTGGACATATACTCTGTAGTAGGTGGCGTGAAAATGCCGAAGTTAAGGACGGTGTATTGTATCTTAAAAACAAGAAAGAGAACAAGGCAGGACAGGAATGGACTTCAGCAAGTATCTGGACCAAAAGGAAGTTTAAATACGGCTATTTTGAATGTCGCTATAAATATGCGGCAGCAGAAGCGACAAACAACTCGTTTTGGTTGATGACAAAGGGAGCTTCTCCAACTGAAGGTAAGCGGTTTGAGCTAGATATAAATGAAGGTCATTATCCTAATATGGTGAATACGAATATACATAATCACACCGATTTGGTGCTGACGGAAAGTGGTAAGAAAATAAGCACGCGAAACCCAGAAGCATTCACTTTTGAAAATATCGATTTCTCGAGTGAATATCACACATTCGGATTGTTATGGGATGAAAAGGAACTGGTATTCTATTTGGATGGAAAAGAAATTCGGAGGGTAGTCAATGAATTTAGTTTTAGTGAAGCACCCATCTTTTTAAGCCTGGCAATCATCAAGTGGCATGGAACAGTGACGGACGCCATAGACGGTACCAGCATGAAAATCGATTGGGTGAGGTATTATCAGCAAAATAAATAG
- a CDS encoding glycoside hydrolase family 2 TIM barrel-domain containing protein: MKKLFLYLPIVFFFTCLIPKEVRSQEISLNGKWKFYTIYGEGSNYLNIEERESDIVIDNADENVEMKGSWKVSKKGERNSGFYQEDYVQHYFSLTDLNNGNVQDSSYVRFYPEFKKSGYYEVFTIFPFSSHLTAQYNIQHADGITTKYQSQRVVCGEWVSLGIYDFNQADDNYVELTAIVSGAVAADAVMFREISEEEFLRAKSEPDRVHLKDFDDSEWDDLTVPGHWGMINDFSNYTGIGWYRKHIDLPDGWQKANSKRYYLKFGGVYHLSKVYLNGQYIGMNRGGFTPFEFDVTDALNFEGKNVIAVQADNSAIVGATWNWGGIIRDVTLTQANTVRIDHQYMHADPDLQSGTAELTLKVKVENNSNQERSIPVKSSVRSGADELATLSGELLLAPHSTDQITLTASLDASEVELWHFDNPKLYQVQTVISESGQVLSTQVDQFGIRKVQLTDSQLLLNGEAVRLAGFNRVSESRYWGSSEPLEVLERDVDLMKESGANFMRIMHGTQNEKLIELCDQKGILLFEEINVRDLDNDEFRANYYPVAKLEEEQGINLNWAEEEILMLDEPYVMLREAHGVEVNEKNYLLAKYWLKGMIERDINHPSIIGWSVGNELNNHYEYGREMIEYVKKELDPYRLVTCVSNSGQKEEYTPQTDPNTFVDMIMHNMYRWQGEPQEILDALRTKWPDKPIFISEFGFDPFPSTALDGDKEVFSEWMDHFRFKNEFVIGTSMWTFNDYRSAYAGTTAEENRVWGVITTWREKRRLFDRIQREHSPVKGIEVSDVDFTNGKANVSMSIRDAKDYPSYTMRDYRLEYAFRDATGKVVFENALQLPDLAPQDKEWSEELTWTGLPSAVLDLTLRLKAPTGYTRLEKTISFKRAIAPKIREVIAGKNAARVLFDQVPNATEYYVTYTDGAKVMQSEKTVADFVDIGDLGTEKTYELALVAINDQGESKPSKTVKVTMTEKVLPPIVWDAFITDGQLVIGYSSDFTDGEYTVRYGKDPENLDKTFRSNVRGMMSIELDKPGTQYLQVSRNTPMGESNWSELVRADLNL; the protein is encoded by the coding sequence ATGAAAAAACTATTTCTATATCTACCCATTGTATTCTTTTTTACCTGCCTTATCCCTAAGGAGGTGAGGAGTCAAGAAATCTCACTAAATGGCAAATGGAAGTTTTACACGATTTATGGCGAGGGTTCCAATTACCTCAATATAGAAGAACGCGAATCAGATATTGTCATTGATAATGCAGATGAGAATGTCGAAATGAAAGGGAGCTGGAAGGTCTCAAAAAAAGGTGAACGGAATTCCGGGTTTTACCAAGAGGATTATGTGCAGCATTACTTTTCCCTGACTGACCTTAATAACGGCAATGTTCAGGACAGCTCGTATGTTAGGTTTTATCCTGAATTTAAAAAATCCGGTTACTACGAAGTGTTTACCATATTTCCTTTTTCATCCCACCTGACTGCCCAATACAACATACAGCATGCTGATGGCATCACGACCAAATACCAAAGTCAGCGTGTCGTTTGTGGTGAGTGGGTGAGTCTAGGGATATATGATTTCAATCAGGCTGATGACAATTATGTGGAACTTACGGCTATTGTGAGCGGTGCTGTGGCGGCAGATGCTGTGATGTTTAGGGAAATTTCTGAGGAAGAGTTCTTAAGAGCCAAGTCAGAGCCTGATCGCGTCCATTTGAAAGATTTTGATGATTCTGAGTGGGATGACCTCACCGTTCCGGGACACTGGGGCATGATCAATGACTTTTCTAACTATACCGGGATTGGCTGGTACCGCAAGCATATCGACTTGCCCGATGGCTGGCAAAAGGCAAATAGTAAGCGTTATTACCTGAAATTTGGAGGTGTGTATCACCTGTCAAAGGTGTATCTCAATGGTCAGTATATCGGAATGAACCGTGGAGGGTTTACGCCTTTTGAGTTTGACGTGACCGATGCGCTGAATTTTGAGGGTAAAAATGTTATCGCTGTACAAGCTGACAACAGTGCCATTGTAGGTGCTACATGGAATTGGGGTGGAATCATCCGGGACGTGACCCTCACGCAAGCCAATACTGTACGAATCGACCATCAGTACATGCATGCGGATCCAGATTTACAGTCTGGTACTGCTGAGCTTACTCTCAAGGTAAAAGTAGAGAATAATTCCAACCAAGAGCGATCCATTCCTGTGAAATCATCAGTTAGGAGTGGGGCTGATGAATTAGCTACTTTGAGCGGAGAGCTTTTACTTGCTCCTCACAGCACGGATCAAATAACGCTCACGGCTTCCTTAGATGCCAGTGAGGTAGAGCTATGGCACTTTGATAATCCCAAGCTGTATCAGGTTCAAACGGTGATTTCTGAAAGTGGCCAAGTGCTGAGTACACAAGTCGATCAGTTTGGTATCCGTAAGGTTCAGCTGACTGATTCACAGCTTTTGCTTAATGGGGAGGCCGTTCGTCTGGCGGGATTTAATCGGGTAAGTGAGAGCCGCTATTGGGGATCTTCTGAGCCTCTGGAAGTATTGGAGAGAGACGTGGATCTAATGAAAGAGTCCGGAGCCAACTTTATGCGCATCATGCATGGCACACAAAACGAAAAACTCATTGAGCTCTGTGATCAAAAGGGTATCCTGCTTTTTGAAGAGATCAATGTACGTGACCTGGACAATGATGAATTCCGTGCCAACTACTATCCGGTAGCCAAACTAGAAGAGGAACAAGGTATAAACCTAAATTGGGCAGAAGAAGAAATCCTGATGTTGGACGAGCCTTATGTGATGTTGAGAGAAGCACATGGGGTGGAGGTGAACGAGAAAAACTACCTGCTTGCTAAATACTGGCTCAAAGGAATGATCGAGCGCGATATCAACCACCCCAGCATTATCGGATGGAGTGTGGGCAATGAGCTCAATAATCACTATGAATATGGCCGGGAGATGATCGAATATGTAAAAAAAGAGTTGGATCCGTACCGATTGGTGACCTGCGTGAGCAATTCTGGCCAAAAAGAAGAGTATACCCCTCAAACAGATCCCAATACCTTTGTGGACATGATCATGCACAATATGTACCGGTGGCAGGGAGAGCCTCAGGAGATATTGGATGCGCTGAGAACCAAATGGCCAGACAAACCAATCTTTATATCAGAATTTGGATTTGATCCTTTTCCTTCCACTGCGCTGGACGGTGATAAAGAGGTGTTTTCCGAATGGATGGATCATTTTAGGTTTAAAAATGAGTTTGTGATTGGTACCTCCATGTGGACCTTTAATGACTACCGAAGTGCTTATGCGGGTACCACAGCGGAAGAAAACAGAGTGTGGGGAGTCATCACCACCTGGAGGGAAAAAAGGCGGCTTTTTGATCGCATACAGCGAGAGCACTCACCAGTGAAAGGTATAGAGGTATCTGATGTAGACTTTACCAACGGTAAGGCTAATGTCAGCATGTCTATTCGCGATGCCAAAGACTACCCAAGTTACACCATGCGGGACTACCGATTGGAGTATGCATTTAGAGATGCTACTGGTAAAGTTGTTTTTGAAAATGCCTTACAGCTTCCCGACCTTGCGCCGCAGGATAAGGAATGGTCTGAAGAGCTTACATGGACTGGTTTGCCTTCAGCTGTTCTTGACCTCACGCTCCGCTTAAAGGCGCCAACAGGATATACACGTTTAGAAAAAACCATTTCGTTTAAGCGTGCCATTGCACCGAAGATTCGTGAGGTGATAGCGGGCAAAAATGCAGCTAGGGTATTGTTCGATCAGGTGCCAAACGCTACAGAATACTATGTGACTTACACTGATGGTGCTAAGGTAATGCAATCAGAGAAGACGGTTGCTGATTTTGTAGATATCGGAGATCTTGGTACTGAGAAAACTTATGAACTAGCCCTTGTGGCGATCAATGATCAGGGAGAAAGCAAGCCTTCGAAGACTGTAAAAGTAACCATGACGGAAAAGGTATTGCCACCGATAGTTTGGGATGCATTTATTACTGATGGTCAGCTGGTGATAGGGTATTCAAGTGATTTTACCGATGGTGAGTACACAGTGAGGTATGGCAAGGATCCTGAGAATCTGGATAAGACTTTCAGATCTAATGTCCGCGGGATGATGTCTATTGAGCTGGATAAGCCAGGGACACAATACTTACAAGTTTCAAGGAATACGCCTATGGGCGAAAGCAATTGGTCGGAGCTTGTAAGAGCAGATTTGAATCTATGA
- a CDS encoding glycoside hydrolase family 117 protein: MIKNMLIAGVMTLVACQSPDKNTASQNREQSPFPYTITEDTKDRQLSAAMERSFHDYSAIHPRNNELYSQFKYTELKGFDYNGHDGTISRRDPSKVIFENGQYYVWYTKRDTPVIPVGASNADQSNDTIPSTDWDLAEIWYATSKDGFHWEEQGVAVPRPPKPEVGWRSVSTTDILKWKGKYYLYYQGFMEASGKRGDYCPVTVSYADSPDGPWTASGKVVIENGPEGSWDQYAIHDPYPLVHDGKIYIYYKSAFNRPNPVWVGGGLVTGTDPLGPFEKHPLNPLTSSGHEVTMFPFKEGLGAIVAKDGTEHFTIQYAEDWVNFEIASIGELVPVAAGPFVPGAYTNTDYGRGITWGLSHFVNAGTYGVNPHSILTRFDCDLSLDVDDPQMKETGIRHDLDVYYRQGLSKDQRKRIEEQNLKLQKE, from the coding sequence ATGATCAAAAATATGCTAATAGCGGGTGTGATGACCTTGGTCGCTTGTCAATCTCCTGATAAAAATACTGCAAGTCAAAATAGGGAACAAAGTCCATTTCCTTATACCATCACTGAAGATACTAAAGACCGGCAGTTAAGTGCGGCCATGGAGCGGAGTTTTCATGATTATAGCGCTATCCATCCACGAAACAATGAATTATACTCCCAGTTCAAATATACTGAGCTTAAGGGGTTTGATTATAACGGCCATGATGGAACGATCTCTCGACGGGATCCATCCAAGGTGATCTTTGAGAATGGCCAATATTATGTGTGGTACACCAAGAGGGACACTCCAGTTATTCCTGTGGGCGCAAGCAATGCCGATCAAAGCAATGATACTATTCCTTCGACTGATTGGGACCTGGCTGAAATATGGTATGCAACCAGTAAGGATGGGTTTCACTGGGAAGAGCAGGGAGTAGCTGTGCCGCGACCTCCTAAGCCCGAGGTGGGCTGGCGGTCGGTATCGACTACAGATATTCTTAAATGGAAGGGGAAATATTATCTCTACTATCAAGGTTTTATGGAGGCCAGTGGAAAACGGGGGGATTATTGTCCCGTGACCGTTTCCTACGCGGATTCGCCAGATGGTCCATGGACGGCTTCGGGCAAAGTGGTGATCGAAAATGGCCCGGAAGGATCTTGGGATCAATATGCCATCCACGATCCATACCCTTTGGTGCATGATGGTAAAATTTACATTTATTATAAATCCGCATTTAACAGACCGAATCCGGTTTGGGTTGGCGGGGGATTGGTCACTGGGACAGATCCGCTTGGCCCCTTTGAAAAACATCCTCTAAATCCATTGACAAGCTCTGGACATGAGGTGACGATGTTTCCCTTCAAAGAAGGCCTAGGCGCCATTGTGGCAAAGGACGGCACCGAGCACTTTACCATCCAATACGCTGAAGATTGGGTCAATTTTGAAATTGCTTCAATTGGCGAATTGGTGCCTGTAGCGGCTGGGCCATTTGTGCCGGGTGCTTATACCAATACGGACTATGGTCGCGGAATCACTTGGGGCCTTTCACATTTTGTAAATGCCGGAACCTATGGCGTGAACCCCCATTCCATCCTTACGCGGTTTGATTGTGACCTGAGCTTGGATGTGGACGATCCGCAGATGAAGGAAACGGGTATCCGTCATGACTTGGACGTTTATTACCGTCAGGGATTGTCCAAGGATCAAAGAAAGCGGATTGAAGAACAAAATTTGAAACTACAAAAGGAATAG